In one window of Mesoplodon densirostris isolate mMesDen1 chromosome 4, mMesDen1 primary haplotype, whole genome shotgun sequence DNA:
- the LOC132489240 gene encoding NADH dehydrogenase [ubiquinone] 1 subunit C2-like yields MMNSRPGQVPLQFLPNEARSLPPPKLTDPRLIYVGFLGYCSGLIDNAIRWRPVVSAGLHCQLLYVTSFIFVGYYLLKRQDCMYALRDHDMFAYVKSHPEDFPEKDKKTYGEILEEFHPVH; encoded by the coding sequence ATGATGAACAGCCGGCCGGGCCAAGTACCCTTACAGTTCCTGCCGAATGAGGCCCGGAGCCTGCCGCCGCCCAAGCTAACCGACCCGCGGCTCATCTACGTCGGCTTCTTGGGTTACTGCTCCGGCCTGATTGATAACGCAATCCGGTGGCGGCCGGTGGTGTCAGCCGGTTTGCACTGCCAGCTTCTATATGTTACTTCCTTTATTTTTGTCggatattatcttttaaaacGTCAAGACTGTATGTATGCTCTGAGGGACCATGATATGTTTGCATATGTAAAGTCACATCCAGAGGATTTTCCtgaaaaagataagaaaacttaTGGTGAAATTCTTGAAGAATTCCATCCAGTGCATTGA